The genome window ATAATATACTAGTTCGCATTTTACACCAGCAAAACTATATCTATGTTATTCATCACCTGTTTAAGTAAATGCTGCCTATAAAAATATTAGTCTAATTCCTTTCCAACAAGTGAATTATGCATTATGATAGAACTAAATATTGCAATTATCGAATAGATTCGTTACCATTATATGAGTATGTAGTATGAAGGAGAATATTATGACGAAGGAATGGTACCTGGAATATGAAATTCTTATTAATCGCCCTGGACTACTAGGGGATATTTCTTCATTATTAGGGATGCTTTCAATTAATATAATTACCATTAATGGCGTTGAGAATTCTAGAAGAGGGATGCTTCTCCTTTCGAAATATGATGAAAATATTATGCGCCTTAAATCAATATTACAAACGATGGATACAATTGAATTAAGAAAAATACGTAAACCAAAACTAAAAGATAAAATGGCTGTCAGGCACGGGAAATACATTCATACGGATGCTGATGATCGTAAAACGGTTCGATTTGTTCGTGATGAGCTTGGATTATTAGTCGATTTCATGGCCGAATTATATAAGCAAGAGGGACATAAACTAATTGGGATTCGTGGTATGCCAAGAGTTGGGAAAACAGAGTCAGTTGTAGCTGCTAGCGTTTGCGCCAATAAACGTTGGTTATTTGTATCTAGCACGATGCTTAAACAAACAATTAGAAATAAACTAATTGAAGGCGAGTATAACGTTGATAATATTTACATTATTGACGGCATACTATCTACTAGACGAGCGAATGATAAGCATTGGCAATTAATACGAGAAATTATGCAACTGCCTTCAATAAAGGTTGTAGAACATCCAGATATATTCGTTCAAACAACAGAATATAAGCTTGATGATTTCGACTATATTATTGAATTACGTAGTCATGAAGGCGAAGAGATTACATATGAAACGGTTGAAAATCACTCTCCAAGTACTGCGAATGGCTTTTCCATGTTTGATTTCTGAAACGGAAGGTGTTATTTATGGATGTAGGGGTAAGGCTGAAAGAGGCACGACTTGAAAAGGGACTCTCATTAGATGAACTGCAAGAAATTACAAAAATACAAAAGCGTTATTTAGTTGCAATCGAAGAAGGAAATTTAAGCATTCTTCCCGGGAAATTTTATGCAAGAGCATTTATTAAAGAATATGCAACTGCAGTTGATTTGGATTCGAGTGAATTATTAGAAGAACATAAAGAGGAAATTCCACAAACAGAAGAGGAAAGTGAGATTCAATATACAAGAATTGAACGTTCAAGGAAAGAAGCAAATGTTGATAAGAATTCAACCTTCTCATTTATACCTACTATTATTGTAATTTTATTAGTAATTGGTATCTTCTTTGTTGCATGGTTTTTCATCAAAGAAGGTTCCACAGATGAAGGAAATCCACCGGAAGAAGAATTAACAGATAATGAAATTATTATAAATGACTCTACACCGAATTCGACGGATAACGCGGAGCAAGGTCAAGAGGAAGAGAGCAATGATGAAACCGATAATGGAGCGGACAAAACCTCAGAAGAAGAAACACCAGAAGAAAAACAATCTGAGTTTACTGTTACAGAGGAAGGAACAGGTCCCGTACCAGAATCTACTTTAGAATTCAATTCTTCAGATGATGAATTAACGTTTACGTTTGAATCGCCAAGTGAAGTATGGTTAGATGTTCAGAATGGAGATGGAGAATCCTTCTATAGTGCAATTCTAACGGAGGCAGATTCACCGATGGAATTGGATTTAACAGGAGAGGAAAGAATTTACTTAAACATTGGCAGTGCGCCTAATTTAACATTTGATGTTAATGGTGTAGAATTTGAATATCCAGTTGATCCAAATGAACGAGACCATCAACGAATATGGATAAATATTAAACAATAAAGAAAATACGTTCAGAGACCCTTCCAATGTGGGAGGGTCTTATACCTTATTGACAATGTTCAACATGTTTGAGGAAACAGATTTATGCTATATCTGCAATTAAATCGAGAATTTGGAGGAAGTATCATTATGAATTTACCAAATAAATTAACCCTTTCAAGAATCATATTAATCCCAGTTTTTATTCTTTTGCTAAGTATTCCATTTGATTGGGGAGAATGGAATATAGGTGACACCATCCTTCCTGTATCCCATTTTGTGGCTGCCGTTTTATTTATTTTTGCATCTGC of Oceanobacillus zhaokaii contains these proteins:
- a CDS encoding DUF3388 domain-containing protein; translation: MMTKEWYLEYEILINRPGLLGDISSLLGMLSINIITINGVENSRRGMLLLSKYDENIMRLKSILQTMDTIELRKIRKPKLKDKMAVRHGKYIHTDADDRKTVRFVRDELGLLVDFMAELYKQEGHKLIGIRGMPRVGKTESVVAASVCANKRWLFVSSTMLKQTIRNKLIEGEYNVDNIYIIDGILSTRRANDKHWQLIREIMQLPSIKVVEHPDIFVQTTEYKLDDFDYIIELRSHEGEEITYETVENHSPSTANGFSMFDF
- a CDS encoding helix-turn-helix domain-containing protein, translating into MDVGVRLKEARLEKGLSLDELQEITKIQKRYLVAIEEGNLSILPGKFYARAFIKEYATAVDLDSSELLEEHKEEIPQTEEESEIQYTRIERSRKEANVDKNSTFSFIPTIIVILLVIGIFFVAWFFIKEGSTDEGNPPEEELTDNEIIINDSTPNSTDNAEQGQEEESNDETDNGADKTSEEETPEEKQSEFTVTEEGTGPVPESTLEFNSSDDELTFTFESPSEVWLDVQNGDGESFYSAILTEADSPMELDLTGEERIYLNIGSAPNLTFDVNGVEFEYPVDPNERDHQRIWINIKQ